One window from the genome of Gimesia aquarii encodes:
- a CDS encoding SGNH/GDSL hydrolase family protein codes for MKTNIFRTILISCFTLTIVFSFKMNLYAKKPKNLPDVSAQHIHLRGSYQNSKQKFEAKKTGHVAFLGGSITEMNGYRPMVCQFLEKTFPETKFQFTNAGISSTCSNTGAFRTKRDVLSEGPVDLFFVEFAVNDDQDAGHTATAAVRGMEGVIAQIRRHNPYTDIVMVHFVNPSMLKTIQQKKKPLSSSSHERVAEHYRIATIDLASEVARLIDDNQLTWKQFGGTHPAPFGNAICATMIEKLLTQAWQEKGQRAKHTSPKAPLDQFSFLNGRLIDIKNAKPQSGWTIEVPKWDSIPGSKRSRFTSIPMLTATKPGAEIELSFEGTALGVYVVAGPDAGILEVSIDDRPFQPFDLYHHYSKGLHYPRSVVFDSQLKPGKHRAKIRLSEKSSSKGHAARIMSFVGN; via the coding sequence ATGAAAACCAATATTTTCAGGACCATCCTGATTTCCTGTTTCACTCTGACCATCGTGTTTTCCTTCAAGATGAATCTCTATGCAAAAAAACCGAAGAATCTTCCTGACGTCTCTGCGCAGCACATCCACCTGCGAGGGAGTTATCAGAATAGTAAACAGAAATTTGAAGCGAAAAAAACGGGCCACGTCGCTTTTCTAGGTGGTTCTATCACTGAAATGAACGGCTACCGCCCGATGGTTTGCCAATTCCTGGAGAAAACGTTTCCAGAAACAAAATTTCAGTTTACGAACGCAGGTATCTCATCGACCTGTTCGAACACAGGCGCTTTCCGCACTAAGCGTGATGTTTTGAGTGAAGGTCCCGTTGATCTGTTTTTTGTGGAATTCGCTGTGAATGATGATCAGGACGCAGGTCATACAGCAACAGCCGCCGTACGTGGTATGGAAGGTGTGATCGCACAGATTCGCCGCCACAATCCGTATACTGATATTGTAATGGTACACTTCGTCAATCCATCCATGCTGAAAACGATTCAGCAGAAAAAAAAGCCACTCTCCAGTTCCAGCCACGAACGTGTTGCCGAACACTATCGCATTGCGACCATCGATTTGGCGAGTGAAGTTGCCCGGCTCATTGATGACAATCAACTAACCTGGAAACAGTTTGGAGGGACTCATCCCGCACCATTTGGAAATGCAATCTGTGCTACGATGATTGAAAAGTTACTCACTCAAGCTTGGCAGGAAAAGGGACAACGTGCCAAACACACTTCCCCCAAAGCACCACTTGATCAATTCAGTTTCCTAAATGGTCGTTTGATTGATATTAAGAATGCGAAGCCACAATCGGGATGGACCATTGAAGTTCCCAAATGGGATTCTATTCCTGGAAGTAAACGCAGTCGGTTCACAAGTATTCCGATGTTAACAGCTACTAAGCCAGGAGCGGAAATAGAACTCTCTTTTGAAGGGACAGCACTGGGCGTTTATGTTGTTGCCGGACCCGATGCAGGGATACTGGAAGTGAGTATTGATGATAGACCCTTTCAGCCTTTTGATCTTTATCACCATTATAGTAAAGGCCTGCATTACCCGCGCTCTGTTGTATTTGACAGCCAGTTAAAGCCGGGTAAGCATCGGGCGAAGATCAGGCTGAGTGAGAAATCATCTAGTAAAGGACATGCTGCCCGCATCATGTCTTTTGTTGGTAATTGA
- a CDS encoding ThuA domain-containing protein, with product MKPFSFLLICFSSIMLGSTFIAETQAGEKPHVVFVTGDDEYRSEESMPMLAKILKRDYGFDVTICYSLDQDGNIAPGNQKSISGLEALKDADLMVLYTRFRDLPPEQFQHFLNYVKSGKPIVGFRTATHAFLFRDPKSPYKDWNNKKIADLVGQRWITHHGHFGDGHEHLTKVTIDEEVKDHPVLRGVKPYKAYSWLYHVHGGSDGHKLAGDSQPLLTGHSLKSNHQKKGNTKKFPMSNPVAWTKTYEGKDGTKGRVFFTTTAHPFDFKDPNVRKLSLNGILWALGMEDKIPQQGANTEVVGKYDPNNSGTGPKKYKTGQKPEKI from the coding sequence ATGAAACCGTTTTCTTTTCTCTTGATCTGTTTTTCTTCAATCATGTTGGGATCAACATTCATAGCAGAGACGCAAGCGGGTGAGAAACCCCATGTGGTTTTTGTGACCGGTGATGATGAATATCGGTCAGAAGAATCGATGCCCATGTTAGCAAAAATATTGAAGCGAGATTATGGCTTTGATGTCACGATATGTTATTCACTTGATCAAGATGGAAATATTGCGCCGGGAAATCAAAAATCGATCAGTGGACTGGAAGCGCTTAAAGATGCTGATTTGATGGTTTTGTATACGCGATTTCGTGATCTACCTCCTGAGCAGTTTCAACATTTTTTGAACTATGTGAAATCTGGAAAACCTATCGTCGGCTTTCGTACGGCAACGCATGCGTTTCTGTTCCGGGATCCAAAGAGTCCTTATAAAGATTGGAATAATAAAAAAATTGCTGATCTGGTTGGACAAAGATGGATTACTCATCATGGTCACTTCGGTGATGGCCACGAACATCTGACCAAAGTGACAATAGATGAAGAGGTAAAAGATCATCCCGTCTTACGAGGTGTGAAACCGTATAAAGCCTATTCATGGCTCTATCACGTTCACGGCGGTAGTGATGGTCACAAATTGGCCGGCGATAGCCAACCGCTTTTGACGGGCCACTCGCTAAAATCAAATCATCAGAAGAAAGGAAATACTAAAAAATTCCCGATGAGTAACCCCGTGGCGTGGACGAAGACCTATGAAGGGAAAGATGGAACCAAAGGACGAGTATTCTTTACAACCACAGCACATCCTTTCGATTTTAAGGATCCAAACGTACGAAAGCTGTCGCTCAATGGAATTTTGTGGGCGCTGGGAATGGAAGACAAAATTCCTCAGCAAGGTGCGAATACAGAAGTTGTAGGGAAATATGATCCGAATAATTCCGGTACCGGTCCTAAAAAGTATAAAACAGGTCAAAAGCCGGAAAAGATTTAA
- a CDS encoding serine/threonine protein kinase codes for MSSSETSPQKGAASSNKITHLGEFRLKRKLGAGGMGDVYLAEQESLDRKVAIKTLKKKIANDPKFVERFYREAKAMAKLDHPNVVRCYAVGEDHGFHYVAIEYIDGKSMQDWMNELKQLSVGDATFIILACLDALSHAHESKLIHRDIKPDNILVTSKGVVKVADLGLAKAIDEDNSMTQSGTGLGTPLYMPPEQARNAKHVDHRTDIYALGGTFYNFLTGKFPFGGDTALELIMNKESGKFESVRKLNPEVPEKLDLLIEKMMAKNPDHRFKSCSEIMALLEEMQLESPALSFINSAETANVSRVRRKGKSATSSSAPSKRSSGHEISSAKDAERSTKKKNDVVEKRVWFIQHENAAGKTMVSKMTVAQIKQGVKAGVINTGAKVKRTAEGKFISLAQCPEFDSVMQVRTIKDKADARAMNMEDKIKEISRDYDRRNRRRFFKNLAEGTWGWITLIIYLGVIAGICYLGYLFIPELWRWIAVKLNLS; via the coding sequence ATGTCTTCATCAGAAACTTCACCTCAAAAAGGAGCGGCCTCCTCAAACAAGATCACTCATTTGGGTGAATTCAGACTAAAACGCAAGCTGGGAGCCGGAGGCATGGGTGATGTCTATCTGGCGGAACAAGAGAGCCTGGATCGAAAAGTAGCGATCAAAACATTGAAGAAAAAAATTGCCAACGATCCAAAATTTGTGGAACGTTTTTATCGTGAAGCCAAAGCGATGGCAAAACTGGATCATCCCAATGTAGTCCGCTGTTATGCCGTGGGGGAAGACCACGGATTCCACTATGTGGCCATTGAGTATATTGACGGCAAAAGTATGCAGGATTGGATGAACGAGCTAAAGCAGCTTTCAGTAGGCGATGCGACGTTCATTATTCTTGCCTGCTTGGATGCGCTGTCACACGCTCATGAATCAAAGCTGATTCACCGTGATATTAAACCAGATAATATTTTGGTAACGAGTAAGGGAGTAGTGAAAGTTGCCGATCTGGGGTTAGCCAAAGCCATAGATGAAGATAACTCGATGACGCAAAGTGGTACGGGATTGGGAACGCCCCTTTACATGCCTCCCGAGCAGGCACGAAATGCCAAACATGTTGATCATCGGACTGACATTTATGCCTTGGGGGGGACTTTTTATAACTTTCTAACAGGCAAATTTCCCTTTGGTGGTGATACGGCGCTGGAACTCATTATGAATAAGGAGTCAGGAAAATTTGAATCCGTGCGCAAGCTCAATCCGGAAGTTCCCGAAAAACTTGACTTACTGATCGAAAAGATGATGGCTAAGAATCCAGATCATCGGTTTAAGAGTTGTTCCGAGATTATGGCTTTATTGGAAGAGATGCAACTCGAATCTCCAGCGCTTAGTTTCATCAATTCTGCAGAGACAGCCAATGTCTCGCGTGTTCGTCGCAAAGGCAAAAGCGCGACATCATCTTCTGCACCATCTAAACGTAGCAGCGGACATGAAATTTCCTCAGCCAAAGATGCCGAGCGATCTACGAAGAAAAAGAACGATGTAGTTGAGAAGCGGGTTTGGTTCATTCAGCACGAAAATGCTGCTGGAAAGACCATGGTCAGTAAAATGACCGTAGCACAGATTAAACAGGGAGTGAAAGCAGGAGTCATCAACACAGGAGCCAAGGTTAAACGCACGGCAGAAGGAAAGTTCATTTCACTGGCACAGTGTCCCGAGTTTGATTCTGTGATGCAGGTACGCACGATCAAAGATAAAGCAGACGCGCGTGCGATGAATATGGAAGATAAAATTAAAGAAATCAGCCGTGATTATGATCGCAGAAATCGACGGCGATTTTTCAAGAATCTGGCTGAAGGCACCTGGGGATGGATCACTCTGATCATTTATCTGGGAGTCATAGCCGGAATTTGTTACCTCGGATATCTGTTTATTCCGGAATTATGGCGTTGGATCGCCGTAAAATTGAATTTATCCTGA